DNA sequence from the Bombus huntii isolate Logan2020A chromosome 16, iyBomHunt1.1, whole genome shotgun sequence genome:
CAACATAAGTTGTTCGCAGGCTGACTACATACAACTACTGAATCCTCAATCTGATGTATAACAAGTGTAACTTCTACCAATGAAAGTGTCCCAACTTACAAGTAACTACATTTGTTTTACCATTTACACTGTCAGCACCTACATGTTTACACCTGTCATTTTTTAGCTAACAGACTTTCGAGAATATTTCATACATGATGATGAGGAAACAAAGACAAATATCATTGTGTTACAAACAATAAAgataatttccataaatttctttcaattgaataacaaagaaaaacgACTGGCTTGCTTGCAATAGCAGATTCAGGAAGTAATCAAAATACAAAGATATAGGGGGCCAGTTTAGAGTCACCCAAGCCTAACTAAATCAAAGATAGACTTATTACATTAATTAATAGCTGTAACATTCTTTAATAAGTGGGTTCTGCCGGTAATTTAGTTCAGTAGTGATcatatatattcttttctccaatttattccaaaatgcataaaaaaagagaaaaaagaaacctGTCTTTTGAAAGTCTTTGTACATATGTGTCTTCTACTCTAGATACCTGAAGAGGCATTATTGCACTGAATTAAAGGTCGAGCCCCCTACTTCATTGTGCGCCAACAAGAACCTGTATAATGTGAGCATTTTATGGAAAGATCAGAGCAAAATTCATCTGTACTTCTATCTTTATTATTCAATTACAAATCaaatattctgaaaattattacatGCGATAATCAAAAAAATTGAATCGGCCTATTTAATGTAGAATTTAGAGAATTCCCCTTAGTTAATTAAAACTTCTGGATCTTTTAGTGCTCTTTTCTTTCCATTCTCTAAATTAATATCATGAAGTGTTCTCATTGTTCTCATCAATAATGTCCATAAAAATAACAGATTTAAAATTcaaactttcgaaaatttgaactttaaaagaaaaggaacATTTATTGCTTGATAATAAAtctaatataaatttgtatgaTTCAGTTATTAGAGATAACTAGTAATTAAAGTATTAATAACATTCTAATAGCCTTAACACGTTATTTCCACGTTTAATGGCAATAAGATTATTCTATACTATAAAACACTGCCATAATTTCAACTATTGTTATATTGATTTTAAGGTCCTGCCAAATAATATTATCGCATTAAATATAATGCATTCTTCAGGGCTCTcttaaaaacaattaaaacTTCTCAATGAAAAACAGACATTAACTATACATCGCAAATAAGTCAAGAAAAAGATATTCTCTCAAATTCACAAGATATTTGGATTTGTTGCTTAGGTATGAGAACATTTCCAATATAAGTACAGAATATACTGACAAATTAACAAATAGGAAGTATCAAATACTGAGGACTTGTTCATTGAATTCTATGCATAGAATAATGTCTCAATTCACAGAACAAGGTTCCTACtatctttgaaatttattttttcaacaaTTACAATGGAACTTTGTACATTGTGGAGATTTAATAGTAAACTTCTCAACTGCATAGAATGCAATGCTAAAAAAATTCTTGAGGCTCAATATAGGTACTTCTGTACTACTCTTTCGTTTTGCTAATACGAGTAAAAACTAATAAGATCTAATTCATAAATACTTATCAAGAACTAACCATTACTTTAAAAAGGTCTTTAATTTGGTAGACCAATTGCTACTTACGTTGCATTAAAGTTGCATAAATTATAACTTAAGCACAATGCAACTTTAAGGAAACGAAATAAGTATTGTAAAATCATAAAGTAAAGGATTACACGAAGTAGTCGTATAATAAATCACAGAGATTCTGTTACGGCGGTGACTTGTTGGCGTACGGTATTAGGTTAGGTTCCTCGTAACCTACCTCGTCTCTCTTGTTACGCCTACTATTATACTGTTATTGTTGAAAACTCCatattaataagaaataaatatattgtctCAAAATAAACGTGGTCTCTCATTTTCCCAATTTCAAACTCCTAAAAGCTTCAACCTATAACCTCTTCATTTCTCAATCCTTACATAATTAACTCATAAATATGTAATGTAAACCTAATGATTGTCATTTTTTATATGTGAATTCCTCCAACATTTTCAGTTTACCATCAATTTACTGAAACAATGTAGAATACAAATGCATACACATAaccaaacaaatatttaaaacatattaAACGGATTCCTGGATAACAAAATGCGAGCCAGAAAAATTACCGGACGTATTGGTTCAAAGGTGCGCGAACGGTCTCAAAGGTAAAAACCTCGGTGAGTAGCTGCTAACGTGCTTGATCATCAAAGCGAAATAAATGCAAGTCATTCACGTCATCTACGATCACGAGTGTTGTTTCACGGTCGAACTTTCGCTTGTGTTTGTCTCGTACATAGCCCCGTGTGGTAACCATATACTTAGACACTGTCTCTTATTACCTTATTATCTCGGTAAGACCGAGCTGCTTGCGGTATAGTGACATGTAAATATAAACGTATTCGCTGTTGTCGTCCGAACGATTAATTCTTTGCATCTCGTTTTTTCACGCTTTACCGCCCAAATTTTTCACAGACacatatgtaaaatatcgacGTACGTATTACGAGCATGGGTGgaatgtatatttttcattcagaAGCCGATCTCGAGTAACGAGTTACTCTTATCAGTCCTTAAGTAACGCGTTAGAATAGACGTTAAGATATCGATGCTCATCttggagaaagaaaaatttgtcaaCTCACAGGATTCTTTGAAAGCACgtgcaaataataatttcacgtCTGACGTGAGCCAACATCAACATCATATTTGTTAGTACTTATTGTTCATATCTGCGTCATCGAGCACGATCAATTAATTGGCAACTTAGCCCTTCAAATTATGTTCGCTCTATCGCATCTCCTCTTCCcttcttaatttattttactttggGAAATTTATCAAgattgcaaatttttattcgcaaTTCATTTGCATTTCTCTGTTTTGCCGGCGATTCTTCGGTCATTCCTGTAAGTATTTCTTGTGTTCTTGAAATATGGTTTATACGTGGTGCTTAATTGTGTAGGATTTGTCTATTATTGGTGAACTTAATTCTTTCATAGGTTATTTTAATGGATGAAGAAGATTGTTGCATGAAAAAAGAAGCTCCTAGCAGCTTCCATTCCAAAAATCTTGGATCTAGTTCTTCGTTCATGACCGAGGGTGAAGGCCTAGATTCTATGGAGAAACATGGAGATCTTGGTGACATGACCTTTTACATGGCAAATTATATTAAAGATGCTATGAAGATGATGTTCATTATGCGTAGTCATCATATGCTGACTGATGTTATATTGGAAGTAGGGTCAGAGTTATTCTATGCACACAAAGTAATATTAGCTGCTGCTAGTCCATATTTTAAGGTAATTTACCTTAAAGacatacaaaaaatatacacTGGACAAAGACAAAAATTGTATTGACTTGTTTTCAATATTCTAGGCAATGTTTACGGGAGGTTTGAAAGAATCTGAAATGTCTAGGGTAAAACTTCAAGGTGTCAGCCCAACAACGATGGCacgtttaatatatttcatgtatacTGGTCAAATAAGAGTCACAGAGATTACAGTGTGCTCTCTTTTATCAGCAGCCACCATGTTTCAGGTATGTAAAAGATAAGtacatttttctaataaaaaaaaaggatgtCACAGTATCTAATATACTTTTTTTACATCTATGGTGCAGGTTAGTAATGTCATAGATGCGTGTTGTGTATTCTTGGAAAGACAATTAGATCCCACAAATGCTATTGGAATTGCTAATTTTGCTGAACAACATGGTTGTCAAAATTTATGTCAGAAAGCAAATCAATTTATTGTTCAACATTTTAGTCAGATATGTCAGGAAGAAGAGTTCCTACAGTTATCGGCAATGCAATTGATAGCACTAGTGAGAAAGGATGAGCTGAATGTACAGGAAGAGAGAGAAGTGTACAATGCAGTGTTAAAATGGGTCAAGTACAATGAAGAAGCCAGAGGACCCAAAATGGAGCACATATTGCATGCAGTGAGGTGTCAGTATCTCACTCCTAACTTCCTTAGAGAACAAATGAAAAACTGTGATGTTTTGAAGAAAGTACCTGCATGCAGAGAGTACCTTGCACAGATCTTCAAAGATTTGACTCTTCATAAAAAGCCAGTGGTAAAAGAGAGAACACCCAACACTCGCAGAGTGATATACATAGCTGGTGGTTTCTTGAAACATTCTTTAGATTTGCTAGAGGGGTATAACGTAGATGAAAAAACTTGGACTCAACATGCTAAACTAATAGTGCCAAGATCTGGTTTGGGTGGAGCATTCCTAAAGGGTATGTTTTATGCTGTTGGTGGAAGGAATAATTCACCAGATAGTAGGTAAGTTTCTTGGAAGGGAAGACAGTAAGAAATTAGAcataacatttttaagaatttatatGAATTTGCAGATATGATAGTGATTGGGTTGATAGATACAATCCAATCACGGATCAATGGAGAGCTTGCAGCCCAATGTCTGTACCAAGGAACAGAGTAGGAGTGGCTGTTATGGATGGACTATTATATGCTGTTGGAGGTAGTGCAGGTGCAGAATATCACAATTGCGTTGAATGTTATGATCCAGATCACGATACTTGGACTAACGTGAAGCCAATGCACATCAAGAGATTGGGAGTTGGAGTAGCTGTAGTTAATAGGTGAAACTCGCAAATTATTTAAGGTTTAAGAGTTTCTTATTAAACTACGTTATCTATGTGAATTCTGTTTATAACAGATTACTTTATGCCATTGGTGGATTTGATGGAACAAATCGATTGAACTCTGTAGAGTGTTACCATCCTGAAAACGATGAGTGGACAATGGTTTCACCCATGAAATGTAGTCGATCAGGAGCTGGAGTAGCCAACCTCGGACAATACATATATGTGGTGGGAGGATATGATGGAACAAAGCAATTAAACTCTGTCGAAAGATATGATACAGAAAGAGATATATGGGATCAAGTCAGTAGTGTCACTATTGCTCGTAGTGCACTCAGTGTTACAGTACTAGATGGAAAATTGTATGCAATGGGTGAGAaccaaaaaatatttttacagaatAGATTTTATTTAGATTTGTGACTTTATCAATGAATCTTTTCTTATTCAATATTTACAGGAGGATATGATGGTGAacactttttaaatatagttgAAATTTACGACCCTATGAAAGACACATGGGAGCAGGGAGTACCAATGACTTCAGGAAGATCGGGTCATGCGAGTGCGGTATCGTACCACCAGTGTCCCATCCATTGTGATCATCTGGATCATAATATATCTCTAGAGAAACCACCATCGtgatatatgtaattatcaggtgttaatttaaatattggtATATAAACGAAATTCTTAATCTAGGGAAACAAATACAAAAAAGCAAGGcagaaataatggaaatagtTGCCCAAACGGTGAACGAGTGACAGACTgataattatgtatttttgaGTTGTAATGTAAGTTCTGTTCTGGAGATTGAACTGCATTAAcattctataattttattcttgatAGAACCTCCCGATAGATTCAATGAtttattcttattaaatatagcatacaacatatatatgtatatgttttaAAATCATAAGGACCTTATCtatccatatatatatatattgtttttaaaatcaaatttgtataaaaaaactTTCTTATTTTTGAATCGCTGtacatttgtaatatattattaaactaATATACTGACACACATGCACACGCGTGCACGCGGATCTGTatgtatttgtaaaatatccaCAACTAATTCGCGCATTTTTGATCCTATCAATTAAATGTATATCCTGCctaattattatatgttaaGAAATGTTGAAAGACTTGATTaagaaagatgaaaaatatatatgcttgaaatattatcagtgtcttttttaataaacattcTTCAGAAGTtcaacaatatttataattatctagtaataaaaaaaatgtgcACTAATTAAAATATAGTTAAAACTATTTCTTTAGTTTAGAGATATTTTGATCTATATCGTTTATAATGATTCACTACCAGTCCGAAAATGTAATTCAATCGTGGGAGTGTGGGAGTCAAAAACTGGTTCTGTTGTTAAGATGGATCACACTAATCGATATTTTCGAAAGCTGAGGAGCACGGATACTCCTACCATTAAAATCTActtttataccatataaagcgaCAATTATTACATTCCAAAGATaatcaacaattttttaacaattttatgtaaataatatctCTATACATCTAAACTATTCAGTTCCTACTTGTTAGTTATGGTAGGTCTACAGTGAGGTTATAAACATAATGATCGTCTAAGCATATTTATCGGAATGATAAACAATACGAAAGAACATGAAAACAATAAGTTTTTTCACGATAATTTCCACCGACCGTAATACAGCAAAAATTCGGCGGACTACGTGAAATTCAAATAAGTACAACGATGAAATCTGTGTACAAATTGTTTTTTCTGTGCCTTATCTTCATCGTATTGATAATACTGcttaatttaacaaatttctctAACAAAATCTACGATGCATCCACCAAAGAAGCTGTCGTGTCTACTACTGTTAAAAAGCTTCAACCACCATCAATAACAGGAGAAGTAACAATCTGTGTGGTAGTCTGTGGAGACAGAGTGGATGAAGCGTTAACTATGCTCAAATCTGCCCTAGTCTTTACATGTAGATCCTTACAGTTCATTATTCTGGCAGAAACCAGCCTAATTCCTGCCTTTAATGAGAAGTTAGCAGAATGGAAGCTTTTATCAAACAAAACATTTGATTTCGTTGTCAAACCTATTACATTCCCCGAAGGCAGTGATGCAGCTATGTGGAAGAAGCTGTTCAAGCCTTGTGCAGCTCAAAGATTATTTCTCCCGGTAATTCCATAAAAATCTAATTAactaacaaaaaaatattatatgtattaatatttaaatgtatgGTTTACTTATTACAGTCAGTGCTAAATGATATAGATGCTGTCCTCTACGTAGATACAGACACGTTATTCTTAGCTCCACCAGAAAAAATCTGGGATGAGTTTAAGAAGATGAATTCTAGCCAACTAGCAGCTCTGAGTCCAGAACATGAAGATCCTAACACAGGATGGTACAACAGATTTGCCAAACATCCCTATTATGGAAAGCTTGGTGTGAATTCTGGAGTGATGTTAATGAATCTGACCAGAATGAGAGAATTCAGATGGATAGAGTATGTGATACCCATTCACAAGGAATATAAATTGAAGATAACATGGGGAGATcaagatataataaatattatattccaTTACCATCCTGAGAAACTGTATGTCTACTCTTGCAGATATAATTATAGGCCTGACCATTGTATGTACATGCCTGTCTGCACAAAAGCAGAGAAAGAAGGTGCTCTGGTCCTACATGGTTCTAGAGGCACTTTTCATTCTCAAAAGCAACCTCCTTTCAGAGCTATTTACAGAGCCATGCAAGAGTACCAATTGAATACAGATCCCTACGATTATTTATTGGTGCCAATGAGAAACTATTTAGCTTTGGAGCATAAGTCAAACTGTGGTAAAGTGTGGGAAGTGTTTATTACTCAGCCTGAGTCACACTTAGGgcaacaataatatttaagcaTTTCTTCTATATAcaaagaataattaatataatactttCTCTTCGTCCTGCTACTGAAACAAATTTGGAACTTGTacacaatatttaatatacagtATAGTATAAACAATTCTATTCATGCACAGACTGATTATGTTCTATAGTGCATTCTGATTTTATTCGTTAACAAATGCGCTGTGATTGTTACTGTCTAAtgtaaaaaaaggaaaagaactatgttattacaattattagCTAAGATCATTTTGACAATACTCTTTGAATATAGCTTTGGATCAAAGTTTTAAAATTACTTTGTATACTTAAAACTCGACGTAAATTACTTTTACGAAAACTACCGTCGTTAAACGAGATGTATATCGTTCAGAaactttttacaaaaattttatacaattgcATTGCCACCAATGCAGAAGCGTTTTGTATACTTGactataattattttgttattccGTAATATACGTTTTTGTGATACTTCTCTTATACGGAATAAAAGGAATCATTCAAACTTAACAGAGTGCCATTCTACCATCGAATGAAGTCACCATAACGCGCTTTAGCAGGCTGACTCTCTGAAGAGAGGGGGTCATAACGCTGAAAGGGTCCGGGATAAGGGAGCTGCAGTGCGGAGGTACGCTTCTACgagttacgaccgttcgcatGAAATCGCGTTTTCTTCGATTCTCTGCTGCAAAACTCTTCAATCTCAATTAAACATTCGTTTAACTTACTTGGAAGATCCCGGCGAAAGACTATCCATAAACAAGAAACTCTAAAACGAAAAGGAGGAGGAGAATGGTACTTGTAATTCACGATGAAGCACGACGATCGCGCAGTCAGTAAATCAGTGTCTTGATAACGATTACACTTGcattgataaaataaaagtagatCATAAACCAGTAAAAAGTCAACCGTGAGACGGTACACGTCAGACATGAAGAACTTTTGTGTTTCTTTTCCACGTTGATTTCCATTTATGTCCGCACGGTAACGTCATTTTCTACTCCGTCCACAACTAAGGTAAGAGATCTTATGGCTGTTTGAAGAGGAATGTTcatttttaatctttcatGCATGAAACATGGGATACAAAATACAATTGGGTAGACTGATTCTTATATAAGTGACTAATCGAGCAAATGACACTTGAGTGAAGTTAATAATTGTGTGAACAGTAACACAAGTCAACGATCCGTTAAAGCAGTATCATCTTCCAGTGGTTCTCTTGTCTCATAGATCAGGGTCACTATCGCGTTACCACATTCTTATAGTATTCTTAATTTTGCTATCTAAAAGTTATAATCTAAAATTGTCTTGAGACCAAAAAGTTAGGAGAGttgtttttttaaaattaatcttctcaTACCGATTAGCGAAGTTCTTATTGACATTTGCATTGCGTTGAACGTTCACGTCATCGagttatgaaattttttatcgcCTGAGCATTTGTTAAAACAAACAACACTTGTTTTCTCGTTATCGTTGACATTAGTCACACCTGAATAATTCTATTGAATCgcttttagaaatttctttttctttccttataAATGATTGTTGTCTTCTAATTCGTTTATTCATTACATTTTTATCcatctttttacattttatccATTTCTGCCATACATATACGTATTCTCCATCGTAAAATCTTGTTCATGAAAAATATCAATAGTCAGAAAAAACCACTTAACAATGTTAATGTAAtagattaaaaaagaattatccGGAAGAGGGGTAAAGGAGTATAAGTCATGCATACTGCATGTCAGCAGTagacaaaagaaaaagaatcttTTTGGAAAAACTGAACGCGTTAGCCTCGTCCCTTAGATACCTATTATATTCCTACACGTGTGTGCTTTACATTCATCCAGAAATTTATCGAAGTACAgtgaagataaataaaaatattatctcGGCGATGGCTTGATTTGGGGATTAcgcaataaatatagaaacttTGGGGTTTGATATCTCGACTTCGATATCGCTAGGCTTCCGTAAAATGTAATTACTTGTACGTTGTATTCTTCTTAACACGTAGctaaaatttgaagaaattcttGAGAAATTCATTTTCTCGGAGAAATACCTTAAAGTGCAATTTTAGATCAGGTATTAGGTTTCGGACGTGAAAGTTGATAATATGTTATTCTATTTCGTTCCATTGGACTTACAAAATACGCGTTATACTCggtttagaaatatttttcttttttttgaaaattatagtTATTTATGTGGCCAAACGGTATTTGTAACAATTAAGACGTTTTACAACAATAACTTGATTTACGCAAAGACTAGAAACATGGAACAATAATGTAGAATATGTTAACGTATTTGCACtgttttatacaaaattttacttATATTCTTTTGTCGGTCTGccattataaaattataaaatatttaacgtaaattggataaaaagatataaaagtaAGAAACGGAAACactaacaaattttcattgtaCTTTATAcaaagattttaattaaatttcattaataaagGTATGGTGTAAAAATGTTgttgtaaaagaaaataaaagcaaaattCGTTGTTTACTTAAGAGACATTAAATTCCACTTAAATCAAAGCTCTGAAGAAAAGACTCGAACAAAACAGAAATGTTCCTGTTCCACAGAAGTAAGCATGTCGTTGTTCAAGGCGCGTGCCGCCCCCAGGTCCCCTACGTCGGAGAAGGTTCTGAACGGTGGATCTCATTACCATAATCATCATAATCAACCAAATGGTAACGAGAGCGATCAGGAAAGGTCTGAAGGGACTCATAATCAACAACAAAATGGTAACCAAGAGCAAAGGCGGTCTTCTAAAGTACATAAGCCTCCTCTAGTCTTCTACTGTCAACTGGCTCATGGAAGTCCAACAGGATTGATATCAGGATTCAATAACGTACGAGAACTTTACCAGAAAATAGCGGATTGCTATGATATACCGATGGAAGAAGTGAGTCTCCTGTTATTTGGTTCTTTATGCTGATTGTatgatagaaataatttatttggtACTTTAGATAATAGTAGGTGGGTTGTAAAGGAGACTTGTGTTTTGTTGCTTCTgtgtattaattaataatccatttttataagaattttCTGCGCGGAATTATTCAAGAATTATTTCTTGCAATTTATGACAGTAATTCCGAtggataaataaaaatctttaaatatttatttgaaaattttcttcgtCATTTGTTGCTACTGTAGTAGAAACATAGCTCCAAAAATTCTTCCtgtgatttatttattcagtCATGGTGCACAAATAACACGGCTCTTCGTAGGGTGAATATCCCGGATACAGGAAACATCGGTTCCGGGCTGTGGCCTCTGGCCGACCTGGCGGATACCAGGGCTAAGTGTAGCTTTCCGTGTAATAACAGGTTGTAAAAGGCCAGTAGCAGCATTTATTAGCCAAGCTGGCCAAGCT
Encoded proteins:
- the LOC126874411 gene encoding kelch-like ECH-associated protein 1B, whose amino-acid sequence is MDEEDCCMKKEAPSSFHSKNLGSSSSFMTEGEGLDSMEKHGDLGDMTFYMANYIKDAMKMMFIMRSHHMLTDVILEVGSELFYAHKVILAAASPYFKAMFTGGLKESEMSRVKLQGVSPTTMARLIYFMYTGQIRVTEITVCSLLSAATMFQVSNVIDACCVFLERQLDPTNAIGIANFAEQHGCQNLCQKANQFIVQHFSQICQEEEFLQLSAMQLIALVRKDELNVQEEREVYNAVLKWVKYNEEARGPKMEHILHAVRCQYLTPNFLREQMKNCDVLKKVPACREYLAQIFKDLTLHKKPVVKERTPNTRRVIYIAGGFLKHSLDLLEGYNVDEKTWTQHAKLIVPRSGLGGAFLKGMFYAVGGRNNSPDSRYDSDWVDRYNPITDQWRACSPMSVPRNRVGVAVMDGLLYAVGGSAGAEYHNCVECYDPDHDTWTNVKPMHIKRLGVGVAVVNRLLYAIGGFDGTNRLNSVECYHPENDEWTMVSPMKCSRSGAGVANLGQYIYVVGGYDGTKQLNSVERYDTERDIWDQVSSVTIARSALSVTVLDGKLYAMGGYDGEHFLNIVEIYDPMKDTWEQGVPMTSGRSGHASAVSYHQCPIHCDHLDHNISLEKPPS
- the LOC126874415 gene encoding glucoside xylosyltransferase 1 isoform X2, which produces MKSVYKLFFLCLIFIVLIILLNLTNFSNKIYDASTKEAVVSTTVKKLQPPSITGEVTICVVVCGDRVDEALTMLKSALVFTCRSLQFIILAETSLIPAFNEKLAEWKLLSNKTFDFVVKPITFPEGSDAAMWKKLFKPCAAQRLFLPSVLNDIDAVLYVDTDTLFLAPPEKIWDEFKKMNSSQLAALSPEHEDPNTGWYNRFAKHPYYGKLGVNSGVMLMNLTRMREFRWIEYNYRPDHCMYMPVCTKAEKEGALVLHGSRGTFHSQKQPPFRAIYRAMQEYQLNTDPYDYLLVPMRNYLALEHKSNCGKVWEVFITQPESHLGQQ
- the LOC126874415 gene encoding glucoside xylosyltransferase 1 isoform X1 produces the protein MKSVYKLFFLCLIFIVLIILLNLTNFSNKIYDASTKEAVVSTTVKKLQPPSITGEVTICVVVCGDRVDEALTMLKSALVFTCRSLQFIILAETSLIPAFNEKLAEWKLLSNKTFDFVVKPITFPEGSDAAMWKKLFKPCAAQRLFLPSVLNDIDAVLYVDTDTLFLAPPEKIWDEFKKMNSSQLAALSPEHEDPNTGWYNRFAKHPYYGKLGVNSGVMLMNLTRMREFRWIEYVIPIHKEYKLKITWGDQDIINIIFHYHPEKLYVYSCRYNYRPDHCMYMPVCTKAEKEGALVLHGSRGTFHSQKQPPFRAIYRAMQEYQLNTDPYDYLLVPMRNYLALEHKSNCGKVWEVFITQPESHLGQQ